In Georgenia soli, a genomic segment contains:
- a CDS encoding geranylgeranyl reductase family protein, with translation MTLGTAVRTEAEADVIVVGAGPGGAAAAHYLASTGLSVLLLEKGVFPRDKVCGDGLTPRAVAELIRMGVPTPESEGWIRNWGLRTHGAGHTIELPWPELAEMPSYGLARSRMNLDETLARHAQASGADLREGMAVTGPLRHERSGRILGVTAKPVDARGRRTGEDVTFRAPVVVDAGGVSARLATSMGIEKDMDRPMGVAVRTYFRSPRHDDPMMESHLELWDGKPGESNLMPGYGWIFALGDGTVNVGLGSLSSTAKPTGLDYKGMFRTWMENAPEEWEFTPENQIGELRSAALPMAFNRKPHYSQGLLLVGDSGGMVSPFNGEGIAYALQSGRIAADVISQALSRTSAYALEKTLRTYPKILSDELGGYYSLGQVFARLIERPEIMRLCVKHGLPRPTLMRFTMKLLSDGFDRRDGDWMDRTITALTKLAPAS, from the coding sequence ATGACGTTGGGAACCGCTGTGCGTACCGAGGCCGAGGCTGACGTCATCGTCGTCGGCGCCGGACCGGGCGGAGCTGCCGCGGCCCACTACCTCGCCTCGACCGGGCTGAGCGTGCTGCTCCTGGAGAAGGGTGTCTTCCCCCGCGACAAGGTCTGCGGGGACGGGCTGACCCCCCGCGCCGTCGCCGAGCTGATCCGGATGGGGGTCCCGACCCCCGAGTCCGAGGGGTGGATCCGCAACTGGGGGCTGCGCACGCACGGCGCCGGCCACACGATCGAGCTGCCCTGGCCCGAGCTCGCCGAGATGCCGTCCTACGGCCTGGCGCGCTCGCGGATGAACCTCGACGAGACGCTCGCCCGCCACGCGCAGGCCTCCGGGGCGGACCTGCGTGAGGGCATGGCCGTCACCGGCCCGCTCCGCCACGAGCGCTCGGGCCGCATCCTCGGCGTGACCGCCAAGCCGGTCGACGCGCGGGGCCGCCGCACGGGCGAGGACGTCACCTTCCGCGCCCCCGTGGTCGTCGACGCCGGCGGCGTCTCCGCCCGCCTCGCCACCTCGATGGGCATCGAGAAGGACATGGACCGACCCATGGGCGTGGCCGTGCGCACCTACTTCCGCTCGCCGCGGCACGACGACCCGATGATGGAGTCGCACCTGGAGCTGTGGGACGGGAAGCCGGGGGAGTCCAACCTCATGCCCGGCTACGGCTGGATCTTCGCCCTCGGCGACGGCACCGTGAACGTCGGCCTCGGGTCGCTGTCCTCGACGGCGAAGCCCACCGGGCTCGACTACAAGGGGATGTTCCGCACCTGGATGGAGAACGCCCCCGAGGAGTGGGAGTTCACCCCGGAGAACCAGATCGGCGAGCTGCGCTCGGCCGCCCTGCCCATGGCGTTCAACCGCAAGCCGCACTACAGCCAGGGCCTGCTCCTGGTCGGCGACTCCGGCGGCATGGTCTCGCCGTTCAACGGCGAGGGCATCGCCTACGCGCTGCAGTCCGGGCGCATCGCGGCCGACGTGATCTCCCAGGCCCTCTCGCGCACCTCCGCTTACGCGCTGGAGAAGACGCTGCGCACCTACCCCAAGATCCTCAGCGACGAGCTGGGCGGGTACTACTCGCTCGGCCAGGTCTTCGCACGGCTCATCGAGCGCCCCGAGATCATGCGGCTGTGCGTCAAGCACGGCCTGCCGCGGCCCACGCTCATGCGCTTCACGATGAAGCTCCTCTCCGACGGGTTCGACCGTCGCGACGGGGACTGGATGGACCGGACGATCACCGCGCTCACGAAGCTGGCGCCGGCGTCATGA
- a CDS encoding NADH-quinone oxidoreductase subunit A codes for MTNPYVPLLIMAGVAAAMAIGGLAASTVIGPKRYNRVKVANYECGIEPTPRATGSGRFPVKYYLVAMTFIIFDIEVVFLYPWAVAFSELAIFGLVAMLGFIFLITVPYVYEWRRGGLEWD; via the coding sequence ATGACGAACCCCTACGTCCCGCTGCTGATCATGGCGGGCGTCGCCGCGGCGATGGCGATCGGTGGCCTGGCGGCGAGCACCGTCATCGGCCCCAAGCGCTACAACCGCGTGAAGGTGGCGAACTACGAGTGCGGGATCGAGCCGACCCCCCGCGCGACGGGCTCCGGGCGCTTCCCGGTGAAGTACTACCTCGTCGCCATGACGTTCATCATCTTCGACATCGAGGTGGTCTTCCTCTACCCGTGGGCGGTGGCTTTCTCCGAGCTCGCCATCTTCGGGCTGGTGGCCATGCTCGGCTTCATCTTCCTGATCACGGTGCCCTACGTGTACGAGTGGCGCCGCGGCGGGCTCGAGTGGGACTGA
- a CDS encoding NADH-quinone oxidoreductase subunit B: MGIEEKVPAGFMLGSVEKIVGLARKSSVWPVTMGLACCAIEMMATGTPRFDISRFGMEVFRASPRHADLMIVSGRVSHKMAPVVRNVYDQMPEPKWVISMGVCASSGGMFNNYAIVQGVDHIVPVDIYLPGCPPRPEMLINAILELHEQIRNSPLGVNREEAARKAEEAALAATPTHQMKGLLA; the protein is encoded by the coding sequence ATGGGTATCGAGGAGAAGGTTCCCGCCGGCTTCATGCTGGGCTCGGTCGAGAAGATCGTGGGCCTGGCGCGCAAGTCGTCGGTGTGGCCGGTGACCATGGGGCTGGCCTGCTGCGCCATCGAGATGATGGCCACGGGCACCCCGCGTTTCGACATCTCCCGCTTCGGCATGGAGGTCTTCCGGGCCTCCCCGCGCCACGCGGACCTGATGATCGTCTCGGGGCGGGTGAGCCACAAGATGGCCCCGGTCGTGCGCAACGTCTACGACCAGATGCCCGAGCCGAAGTGGGTCATCTCCATGGGCGTGTGCGCGTCCTCGGGCGGGATGTTCAACAACTACGCGATCGTGCAGGGCGTCGACCACATCGTCCCGGTCGACATCTACCTGCCCGGCTGCCCGCCGCGGCCCGAGATGCTCATCAACGCGATCCTCGAGCTGCACGAGCAGATCCGGAACTCCCCGCTCGGCGTCAACCGCGAGGAGGCCGCGCGCAAGGCCGAGGAGGCCGCCCTGGCCGCCACCCCGACCCACCAGATGAAGGGCCTGCTGGCGTGA
- a CDS encoding NADH-quinone oxidoreductase subunit C — protein MSERDDEKQSAAAAAKPGATSAEVGQRPTAAAAEGGSQNLPAGPARGSRTQLEVIATRKGLFGVEGSGDTSGFGGLVATIALPPASERPYGGWFDEVVDILVEILTEQGLDADAVLEKVVVDRGELTIFVAREHIGTVCRALRDDQDLRFELCLGVSGVHYPHDTGRELHAVYHLFSVTHVRPLRLEVACPEADPHIPSVVETYPGNDWHERETWDMFGIVFDGHPALARSLMPDDWVGHPQRKDYPLGGIPVEYKGAVIPPPDNRRSYR, from the coding sequence GTGAGCGAGCGAGACGACGAGAAGCAGTCGGCGGCCGCGGCCGCCAAGCCCGGCGCCACCAGCGCCGAGGTGGGGCAGCGGCCGACGGCGGCTGCTGCCGAGGGCGGCTCGCAGAACCTCCCGGCCGGGCCGGCCCGCGGGTCGCGCACCCAGCTCGAGGTCATCGCCACCCGCAAGGGCCTGTTCGGCGTCGAGGGCTCCGGCGACACCTCCGGCTTCGGCGGCCTGGTCGCCACCATCGCGCTGCCGCCCGCGTCCGAGCGGCCCTACGGCGGCTGGTTCGACGAGGTCGTCGACATCCTGGTCGAGATCCTCACCGAGCAGGGGCTCGACGCCGACGCCGTCCTCGAGAAGGTCGTCGTCGACCGCGGCGAGCTGACGATCTTCGTCGCCCGTGAGCACATCGGCACCGTGTGCCGTGCCCTGCGCGACGACCAGGACCTGCGCTTCGAGTTGTGCCTGGGCGTCTCGGGCGTCCACTACCCGCACGACACCGGGCGCGAGCTCCACGCCGTGTACCACCTGTTCTCGGTCACGCACGTGCGCCCGCTGCGCCTCGAGGTCGCGTGCCCGGAGGCGGACCCGCACATCCCCAGCGTCGTCGAGACCTACCCCGGCAACGACTGGCACGAGCGCGAGACCTGGGACATGTTCGGCATCGTCTTCGACGGCCACCCGGCCCTCGCCCGCTCCCTCATGCCCGACGACTGGGTCGGCCACCCGCAGCGCAAGGACTACCCGCTCGGGGGGATCCCCGTCGAGTACAAGGGCGCCGTCATCCCGCCGCCCGACAACCGGAGGTCGTACCGCTGA
- a CDS encoding NADH-quinone oxidoreductase subunit D — MSASTNARPAAARPAGDEPGAPEFVAEGGDWAEIAAEAERLGEERIVVNMGPVHPSTHGVLRLVLEIDGEYVRELRVGTGYLHTGIEKNMEYRTWTQGVTFCTRMDYVAPFYQEVAYCLGVEKLLGVTDEVPERASLIRVLLMELNRVASHLVAIGTGGNELGATTMMTVAFRGREDILRIFERITGLRMNHAFIRPGGVAQDLPPGTTDYVRELLPNIRLSIKELQDLTVENPIFKLRQQKVGYVSLSAAMALGLTGPSVRAAGLPLDLRKMQPYCGYETYDFDVPTRDYSDSYNRTMVRFEECYESIKIVLQALDRLDATPGPVMVADKKIAWPAQLSIGSDGQGNSLEHIKEIMSTSMESLIHHFKLVTEGFRVPAGQAFVTVEHAKGVMGVHVVSDGGTRPYRAHFRDPSYSNLQSTAIMCEGGQIADVVVTLASLDPVLGGVDR, encoded by the coding sequence ATGTCCGCGTCCACCAACGCCCGCCCCGCCGCCGCCCGCCCGGCCGGTGATGAGCCAGGGGCGCCGGAGTTCGTCGCCGAGGGCGGCGACTGGGCGGAGATCGCCGCCGAGGCCGAGCGCCTGGGCGAGGAGCGCATCGTCGTCAACATGGGCCCGGTGCACCCCTCCACCCACGGCGTGCTCCGCCTCGTCCTCGAGATCGACGGCGAGTACGTCCGCGAGCTGCGTGTCGGTACCGGCTACCTGCACACCGGCATCGAGAAGAACATGGAGTACCGCACCTGGACCCAGGGCGTGACGTTCTGCACCCGCATGGACTACGTCGCCCCCTTCTACCAGGAGGTCGCGTACTGCCTGGGCGTCGAGAAGCTCCTCGGCGTCACGGACGAGGTGCCCGAGCGGGCCTCGCTGATCCGCGTGCTGCTCATGGAGCTCAACCGGGTCGCGTCCCACCTCGTCGCCATCGGCACCGGCGGCAACGAGCTCGGCGCGACCACGATGATGACTGTGGCGTTCCGCGGCCGCGAGGACATCCTCCGGATCTTCGAGCGCATCACCGGCCTGCGGATGAACCACGCGTTCATCCGCCCCGGCGGTGTCGCGCAGGACCTGCCGCCCGGCACCACGGACTACGTGCGCGAGCTGCTGCCGAACATCCGGCTGTCCATCAAGGAGCTGCAGGACCTCACGGTCGAGAACCCGATCTTCAAGCTCCGGCAGCAGAAGGTCGGCTACGTTTCCCTGTCCGCCGCGATGGCGCTCGGGCTCACCGGCCCGTCGGTCCGCGCCGCCGGCCTGCCGCTGGACCTGCGCAAGATGCAGCCGTACTGCGGGTACGAGACGTACGACTTCGACGTGCCCACCCGCGACTACTCCGACTCCTACAACCGCACCATGGTCAGGTTCGAGGAGTGCTACGAGTCCATCAAGATCGTGCTGCAGGCGCTCGACCGCCTCGACGCGACGCCGGGTCCGGTCATGGTGGCCGACAAGAAGATCGCCTGGCCCGCCCAGCTCTCGATCGGCTCGGACGGCCAGGGCAACTCCCTGGAGCACATCAAGGAGATCATGTCGACCTCCATGGAGTCGCTCATCCACCACTTCAAGCTGGTGACCGAGGGCTTCCGCGTGCCGGCCGGGCAGGCGTTCGTCACCGTCGAGCACGCCAAGGGCGTCATGGGCGTCCACGTCGTCTCCGACGGCGGCACGCGCCCCTACCGGGCCCACTTCCGGGACCCGTCCTACTCCAACCTCCAGTCCACGGCGATCATGTGCGAGGGCGGTCAGATCGCTGACGTCGTCGTCACGCTCGCCTCGCTCGACCCCGTCCTGGGAGGGGTGGACCGCTGA
- the nuoE gene encoding NADH-quinone oxidoreductase subunit NuoE: protein MSSETYLPEADARLRAEAAEIISRYPQPRSALLPMLHLVQSEDGYVSPRGITLCADILGLTRAEVSAVATFYTQYKRHPNGEYTVGVCTNALCAVMGGDIIFERVSEHLGVGHDETTADGKITLEQVECNAACDYAPVVMVNWEFFDNQTPTTAIELVDKITAGEPVRPTRGADTVGTFKEISHVLAGFEDGRADEGVGAGEATLLGLRIARENDWRAPQVREDATGTDASGADLGGAVASGTVPVGEVQSSAERKPTTSADVSAETVDKDVKKEAK, encoded by the coding sequence ATGTCCAGCGAGACCTATCTGCCCGAGGCCGACGCGCGCCTGCGCGCCGAGGCCGCCGAGATCATCTCCCGCTACCCGCAGCCGCGCTCGGCGCTGCTGCCGATGCTGCACCTGGTCCAGTCCGAGGACGGCTACGTCTCCCCGCGGGGGATCACGCTGTGCGCGGACATCCTGGGGCTCACCCGGGCGGAGGTCTCCGCGGTGGCGACCTTCTACACCCAGTACAAGCGCCACCCCAACGGCGAGTACACGGTGGGGGTGTGCACCAACGCCCTGTGCGCGGTCATGGGCGGCGACATCATCTTCGAGCGGGTCTCCGAGCACCTCGGCGTCGGCCACGACGAGACGACGGCGGACGGGAAGATCACCCTCGAGCAGGTCGAGTGCAACGCGGCCTGCGACTACGCGCCCGTGGTGATGGTCAACTGGGAGTTCTTCGACAACCAGACGCCCACCACCGCCATCGAGCTGGTCGACAAGATCACGGCCGGCGAGCCGGTCCGCCCGACGCGCGGCGCCGACACCGTGGGGACGTTCAAGGAGATCTCGCACGTGCTCGCGGGCTTCGAGGACGGCCGCGCGGACGAGGGCGTGGGGGCCGGCGAGGCCACCCTGCTCGGGCTGCGCATCGCCCGCGAGAACGACTGGCGCGCGCCGCAGGTGCGCGAGGACGCCACGGGCACGGACGCGTCCGGCGCCGACCTGGGCGGCGCCGTCGCCTCCGGCACGGTCCCGGTCGGCGAGGTGCAGTCCAGCGCCGAGCGCAAGCCCACCACCTCTGCGGACGTCTCCGCCGAGACGGTCGACAAGGACGTCAAGAAGGAGGCCAAGTGA
- the nuoF gene encoding NADH-quinone oxidoreductase subunit NuoF, whose product MSITAPGRLSPVLSDIWDAERSWKLSTYRDHGGYEGLAKALTMAPEDVVAEVKASGLRGRGGAGFPTGLKWSFLPKPDGGPRYLVVNADESEPGTCKDIPLMLANPHSLVEGVAITSYAIGGHHAFIYLRGETVHVYRRLLAAVREAREAGLIGQGLGPNGDYHLEITVHAGAGAYICGEETALLDSLEGLRGQPRLKPPFPAVAGLYARPTVVNNVESIASVPGIVKHGKDWFTAMGTEKSTGHGLFSVSGHVKNPGQFEAPLGITMRELIELAGGMRDGRRLKFWTPGGSSTPILTEAELDVPLDYEAVGAAGSMLATRALMVFDDTTSVVRVIARWTDFYQHESCGKCTPCREGTYWMKQVMHRLEAGQGLPSDIDLLLDVSANIAGRSFCALGDASATPIQSGIKHFRSEFEAGTHTPAWELFPYEASAIFSEAGVR is encoded by the coding sequence GTGAGCATCACGGCACCGGGCCGGCTCTCGCCGGTCCTCTCCGACATCTGGGACGCCGAGCGCTCCTGGAAGCTGAGCACCTACCGCGACCACGGCGGCTACGAGGGCCTGGCCAAGGCCCTGACGATGGCGCCCGAGGACGTCGTCGCGGAGGTCAAGGCGTCCGGCCTGCGCGGCCGCGGCGGCGCCGGGTTCCCCACCGGCCTGAAGTGGTCGTTCCTGCCCAAGCCCGACGGCGGGCCGCGCTACCTCGTGGTCAACGCGGACGAGTCCGAGCCGGGCACGTGCAAGGACATCCCGCTGATGCTGGCGAACCCGCACTCGCTGGTCGAGGGCGTGGCCATCACGTCCTACGCCATCGGCGGCCACCACGCCTTCATCTACCTGCGCGGGGAGACGGTCCACGTCTACCGCCGGCTCCTCGCCGCGGTCCGCGAGGCCCGCGAGGCCGGGCTCATCGGCCAGGGACTCGGCCCGAACGGCGACTACCACCTGGAGATCACCGTCCACGCCGGCGCCGGCGCCTACATCTGCGGCGAGGAGACGGCGCTGCTCGACTCCCTCGAGGGCCTGCGCGGCCAGCCGCGCCTGAAGCCCCCGTTCCCCGCCGTCGCGGGCCTGTACGCCCGCCCGACCGTCGTCAACAACGTCGAGTCGATCGCCTCCGTCCCCGGCATCGTCAAGCACGGCAAGGACTGGTTCACCGCCATGGGGACCGAGAAGAGCACGGGCCACGGCCTGTTCTCCGTCTCGGGCCACGTGAAGAACCCCGGGCAGTTCGAGGCCCCGCTCGGCATCACCATGCGCGAGCTCATCGAGCTCGCGGGCGGCATGCGCGACGGCCGCCGGCTGAAGTTCTGGACCCCCGGCGGGTCCTCGACGCCCATCCTCACCGAGGCCGAGCTCGACGTCCCGCTGGACTACGAGGCCGTCGGTGCCGCCGGCTCCATGCTCGCCACCCGTGCGCTCATGGTCTTCGACGACACGACGTCGGTGGTCCGCGTCATCGCGCGCTGGACGGACTTCTACCAGCACGAGTCCTGCGGCAAGTGCACGCCCTGCCGCGAGGGCACGTACTGGATGAAGCAGGTCATGCACCGACTGGAGGCGGGCCAGGGCCTGCCCAGCGACATCGACCTCCTCCTCGACGTCTCCGCCAACATCGCGGGCCGCTCCTTCTGCGCGCTCGGCGACGCCTCCGCCACCCCGATCCAGAGCGGCATCAAGCACTTCCGCTCCGAGTTCGAGGCGGGGACGCACACCCCGGCCTGGGAGCTCTTCCCGTACGAGGCCTCGGCCATCTTCAGCGAAGCAGGTGTTCGATGA
- a CDS encoding NADH-quinone oxidoreductase subunit G translates to MTATTDRQSQAPVELHTVTIDGVEVQVPKGTLVIRAAEQAGIQIPRFCDHPLLAPAGACRQCLVEVSTPDREGNLRAMPKPQASCTLEATPGMVVATQHTSEVAEKAQHGIMEFLLINHPLDCPVCDKGGECPLQNQAMSNGRATSRFVDIKRTFPKPIKVSTQILLDRDRCILCQRCTRFSAEIAGDPFIALQGRGGGAPRDHVHGTHGSQIGAFDEHILDFTSSGEEEPLVLAADMVGPEGAPGATQGLAVGPLGESEMDTSGRPFASYFSGNTIQICPVGALTSASYRFRSRPFDLVSTPSVAEHDAGGSAIRVDHRRGVVLRRLAGEDPEVNEEWITDKDRFAFTWQSAPDRLTMPLVRDEQTGELVSTSWSEALDLAAAGLRRAREAGGVGLLPGGRLTLEDAYAWSKFARLALGTNDVDHRARVHTDEEAQFLAHHVAARGLGVTYSDLERAGQVLLVGLEPEDECGTVFLRLRKGVLAGTVRVATVAPLATRGTTKMRGELVTAAPGTEPEVLEAIVAGSSEERLAALADRLAAPGAVILVGERAAGVRGTLSAVSALAERTGARLAWVPRRAGEVGAVDAGLLPGLLPGGRLVADTDARVDAGAVWGAESLPSTPGRDVTGILTAARGGQLGGLVVGGVEPRDLPDPALARAALAAAGFVLQLEVRRSEVTEHADVVLPVAPPVEKAGTFVNWEGRVRPFGQVLVSRSLSDRQVLDALATEMGLDLRLGDLTGVHDELAELAGWTGVRPPAPVVPAGPLPAPADGQAVLATWKPQLDSGRGQDGEPHLAGTAHRPVVRLSPETAAGLGVVDGDRVTVTGPAGAITLPLSLATMPAHVVWLPENSPGSSVHDMLGTGAGAVVALSAAEVAQ, encoded by the coding sequence ATGACCGCCACGACCGACCGCCAGTCCCAGGCCCCGGTCGAGCTGCACACGGTGACGATCGACGGCGTCGAGGTCCAGGTGCCCAAGGGCACCCTGGTCATCCGCGCCGCCGAGCAGGCCGGGATCCAGATCCCGCGCTTCTGCGACCACCCGCTGCTCGCGCCCGCCGGGGCCTGCCGGCAGTGCCTGGTGGAGGTCTCCACCCCGGACCGCGAGGGCAACCTGCGGGCGATGCCCAAGCCGCAGGCCTCCTGCACGCTCGAGGCCACCCCGGGCATGGTCGTCGCCACCCAGCACACCTCCGAGGTCGCCGAGAAGGCCCAGCACGGGATCATGGAGTTCCTCCTGATCAACCACCCGCTGGACTGCCCCGTCTGCGACAAGGGCGGCGAGTGCCCGCTGCAGAACCAGGCGATGAGCAACGGTCGCGCCACGTCGCGCTTCGTCGACATCAAGCGGACGTTCCCCAAGCCGATCAAGGTCTCCACGCAGATCCTGCTCGACCGCGACCGCTGCATCCTGTGCCAGCGCTGCACCCGCTTCTCCGCCGAGATCGCCGGCGACCCGTTCATCGCTCTCCAGGGTCGTGGCGGCGGCGCGCCGCGCGACCACGTCCACGGCACCCACGGCTCGCAGATCGGCGCGTTCGACGAGCACATCCTCGACTTCACCTCCTCCGGCGAGGAGGAGCCGCTGGTGCTCGCCGCGGACATGGTCGGCCCCGAGGGCGCTCCCGGTGCGACCCAGGGTCTGGCCGTCGGCCCGCTCGGCGAGTCGGAGATGGACACCTCGGGCCGCCCGTTCGCCTCGTACTTCTCCGGCAACACCATCCAGATCTGCCCCGTCGGTGCGCTGACGTCGGCGTCCTACCGGTTCCGCTCGCGCCCGTTCGACCTGGTCTCCACCCCGTCCGTCGCCGAGCACGACGCCGGAGGGTCGGCCATCCGCGTCGACCACCGTCGCGGCGTGGTCCTGCGGCGTCTGGCGGGGGAGGACCCCGAGGTCAACGAGGAGTGGATCACCGACAAGGACCGCTTCGCCTTCACCTGGCAGTCCGCGCCGGACCGCCTCACGATGCCGCTGGTCCGCGACGAGCAGACCGGCGAGCTGGTGAGCACCAGCTGGTCCGAGGCCCTCGACCTGGCGGCCGCCGGGCTGCGCCGCGCCCGGGAGGCCGGCGGTGTCGGCCTGCTCCCCGGCGGCCGGCTCACGCTCGAGGACGCCTACGCGTGGTCGAAGTTCGCCCGGCTGGCCCTGGGCACCAACGACGTCGACCACCGCGCCCGGGTCCACACAGACGAGGAGGCCCAGTTCCTCGCGCACCACGTCGCGGCCCGCGGGCTCGGGGTGACCTACTCCGACCTCGAGCGCGCCGGGCAGGTGCTGCTCGTCGGGCTCGAGCCCGAGGACGAGTGCGGCACGGTCTTCCTCCGGCTGCGCAAGGGCGTCCTGGCCGGGACCGTCCGCGTCGCGACGGTGGCGCCGCTGGCCACCCGCGGCACCACCAAGATGCGTGGCGAGCTCGTCACCGCCGCCCCGGGCACGGAGCCCGAGGTGCTCGAGGCGATCGTCGCCGGGAGCTCCGAGGAGCGGCTCGCGGCCCTCGCCGACCGCCTGGCCGCGCCGGGCGCCGTCATCCTCGTGGGGGAGCGCGCCGCCGGTGTGCGCGGCACCCTCTCCGCCGTCTCCGCGCTCGCCGAGCGCACCGGCGCGCGCCTGGCCTGGGTGCCGCGCCGCGCCGGCGAGGTCGGCGCCGTCGACGCCGGGCTCCTGCCGGGGCTGCTGCCCGGCGGCCGCCTCGTCGCCGACACCGACGCCCGCGTGGACGCCGGGGCCGTGTGGGGCGCCGAGTCGCTGCCCTCGACCCCGGGACGCGACGTCACCGGCATCCTCACGGCTGCCCGTGGCGGGCAGCTCGGCGGGCTCGTGGTCGGCGGCGTCGAGCCGCGCGACCTGCCCGACCCCGCGCTCGCCCGCGCGGCGCTGGCCGCCGCCGGGTTCGTCCTCCAGCTCGAGGTGCGCCGCTCGGAGGTGACCGAGCACGCCGACGTGGTGCTGCCGGTCGCCCCGCCCGTGGAGAAGGCCGGCACCTTCGTGAACTGGGAGGGCCGCGTCCGCCCGTTCGGGCAGGTCCTCGTCTCCCGGTCGCTCTCGGACCGTCAGGTCCTCGACGCGCTCGCCACCGAGATGGGCCTCGACCTGCGCCTGGGCGACCTCACGGGCGTCCACGACGAGCTGGCCGAGCTCGCCGGCTGGACCGGTGTGCGTCCGCCCGCCCCCGTCGTGCCCGCCGGGCCGCTGCCCGCGCCCGCCGACGGCCAGGCGGTGCTCGCCACCTGGAAGCCGCAGCTGGACTCCGGCCGCGGCCAGGACGGCGAGCCGCACCTGGCCGGCACCGCCCACCGCCCGGTGGTGCGTCTGAGCCCCGAGACGGCTGCCGGCCTCGGCGTCGTCGACGGCGACCGGGTCACCGTGACCGGGCCCGCCGGGGCGATCACCCTGCCGCTGTCCCTGGCCACGATGCCCGCGCACGTGGTCTGGCTGCCGGAGAACTCCCCGGGCTCGAGCGTGCACGACATGCTCGGCACGGGGGCCGGCGCCGTCGTCGCCCTGTCCGCCGCGGAGGTGGCCCAGTGA
- the nuoH gene encoding NADH-quinone oxidoreductase subunit NuoH — protein sequence MRTILPAAAAAAPTADFSNDTWWIWVIKAVFILVFLLVSVLMALWVERRGLGRMQTRPGPNVHGPLGLLQAVGDALKLVLKEDFTIKGADRFIYILAPFIASFCAFMVMAVIPFGPEVSIFGVVTPLQLTDMPVAVLYILAITALGVYGIVLGGWASNSTYPLLGSTRSAAQVISYELSMGLSLVSVFLVSGSLSTSQIVDAQTQLWWAIALAPAFLVYLVSMVGEVNRLPFDLPEAEGELVAGHMVEYTSMKFAWFFLAEYINMFNVSAVATTLFLGGWRAPWPLSAIGDGVLNTGWWPMLWFIAKMWLVMFLMIWTRGTLLRFRYDQFMKLGWKLLIPVALVWLVAVAVVQGVRQFTDTDLTTMLLWIGGIFAVLMVVLLVWPAKKEEPEPEAAATPHPEIIPAGTEFDAFVGGYPVPPLPGQTLPPSPRRARREAAGAGARTTQGTQTTQEEGHDV from the coding sequence GTGAGAACGATCCTGCCGGCGGCGGCGGCCGCCGCGCCGACCGCCGACTTCAGCAACGACACCTGGTGGATCTGGGTCATCAAGGCCGTCTTCATCCTGGTGTTCCTGCTGGTCTCCGTGCTCATGGCCCTGTGGGTGGAGCGTCGCGGCCTCGGCCGCATGCAGACCCGCCCGGGCCCGAACGTGCACGGTCCGCTCGGCCTGCTCCAGGCGGTGGGCGACGCGCTCAAGCTGGTCCTGAAGGAAGACTTCACGATCAAGGGCGCGGACCGCTTCATCTACATCCTCGCGCCCTTCATCGCCTCGTTCTGCGCCTTCATGGTCATGGCGGTCATCCCGTTCGGGCCCGAGGTGTCGATCTTCGGGGTGGTCACCCCGCTGCAGCTGACGGACATGCCTGTCGCGGTGCTCTACATCCTCGCCATCACCGCGCTCGGCGTGTACGGCATCGTGCTCGGCGGGTGGGCGTCGAACTCCACCTACCCGCTGCTCGGCTCGACGCGGTCCGCGGCCCAGGTCATCTCCTACGAGCTGAGCATGGGGCTCTCGCTCGTCAGCGTCTTCCTCGTCTCCGGGTCGCTCTCGACCTCCCAGATCGTCGACGCCCAGACGCAGCTGTGGTGGGCGATCGCCCTGGCGCCCGCCTTCCTCGTCTACCTGGTCTCCATGGTCGGCGAGGTCAACCGCCTGCCGTTCGACCTGCCCGAGGCCGAGGGCGAGCTGGTGGCCGGCCACATGGTCGAGTACACCTCGATGAAGTTCGCGTGGTTCTTCCTCGCCGAGTACATCAACATGTTCAACGTCTCGGCCGTGGCCACCACCCTCTTCCTCGGCGGCTGGCGCGCCCCCTGGCCGCTCTCCGCCATCGGCGACGGCGTCCTCAACACCGGCTGGTGGCCGATGCTGTGGTTCATCGCCAAGATGTGGCTGGTCATGTTCCTCATGATCTGGACCCGAGGCACGCTGCTGCGCTTCCGCTACGACCAGTTCATGAAGCTCGGCTGGAAGCTCCTCATCCCGGTGGCCCTCGTCTGGCTCGTTGCCGTCGCCGTCGTCCAGGGCGTGCGCCAGTTCACCGACACCGACCTGACGACGATGCTCCTGTGGATCGGCGGGATCTTCGCGGTCCTCATGGTCGTGCTGCTCGTGTGGCCGGCCAAGAAGGAGGAGCCGGAACCCGAGGCGGCCGCGACGCCGCACCCGGAGATCATCCCTGCCGGGACCGAGTTCGACGCGTTCGTGGGCGGCTACCCCGTCCCGCCGCTGCCCGGCCAGACCCTGCCGCCGTCGCCCAGGCGGGCCCGCCGCGAGGCGGCCGGCGCCGGCGCGCGCACCACGCAGGGCACCCAGACCACGCAGGAGGAGGGTCACGATGTCTGA